CGGCGTATTTTTCCAGCATGCGGTAGCCGGGCGTGGTCTTGCGCGTGTCGAGCAGGCGCGTGGCGGAATCGCCGAGCGCGGCGGCGTGACGGCGGGTTTGCGTGGCGATGCCGGAGAGCCGCTGGAGAAAATTCAGCAGCACGCGCTCGGCGGCGAGCAACACGCGCGGGTCGCCGTCGAGGGTGGCCAGCACCGCGCCGGCCGGGACGCGGGCGCCGTCCTCCACGCGGGGGCGGACGCCGGCCGTCCGGCCGTAGGCGGCGAGGATGAGCGGGACGAGCGGCAGGCCGCAGACGGTGAGCGGCTCGCGGGCGACGAGATCGGCGGAGCCTTTGCGGGGCGTGGCGGCGATGCTGGCGGTGGAACGGTCGCCGGTCGCGCGCGGACGGCGGCGCAGGCCAAGCCCCGCGAGATCCTCGTCGCGCGCCATTTCAACCAGCCGGCGCAGATAAACCGGATCGAGGTCTTTCCAGGAGAGCCGTTTGATGAGGGACTTGGCGGCGCGGGCGCGGTTTGGTTTTGGCATGGGTGTTGATGGGAGGGAGCAGCTTGGCGGCTGCGGGCGCGGGATTGAAGGCGGAAATGCAGC
This genomic stretch from Termitidicoccus mucosus harbors:
- the nadC gene encoding carboxylating nicotinate-nucleotide diphosphorylase; translated protein: MPKPNRARAAKSLIKRLSWKDLDPVYLRRLVEMARDEDLAGLGLRRRPRATGDRSTASIAATPRKGSADLVAREPLTVCGLPLVPLILAAYGRTAGVRPRVEDGARVPAGAVLATLDGDPRVLLAAERVLLNFLQRLSGIATQTRRHAAALGDSATRLLDTRKTTPGYRMLEKYAVACGGGWNHRLGLFDRVMLKDNHLALLGSGDNLAAAVARARKSAPALPVEVEVDRIDQIPPVLAAGADVILLDNFTPARLRAAVALVAGRAFTEASGGITLKTLPKLARLGLDFVSTGALVHQSIWTDIALDWRA